One genomic segment of Cystobacter fuscus DSM 2262 includes these proteins:
- a CDS encoding SDR family NAD(P)-dependent oxidoreductase has product MDTQLQGKGVLVTGGAGGIGSAVVRAFAEEQAKVAVHYHQSADKAEALARELGGVALRADLTSEADVDALVPAAVKALGRLDVLVANAGVWPPADEPVWKMPLARWRRTLAENLDSVFLSCRAFLRHVETTGSGNIILIASTAGLFGEAGHSDYAAAKGALASGFLKSLKNELTRIAPLGRVNTVCPGWTGVERHQDKLTDPVFINRVTRTMPLRKLGRPEDVARVVVTLASDRVSGHVTGEVITVAGGMEGRVLHES; this is encoded by the coding sequence ATGGACACGCAGCTTCAGGGCAAGGGCGTCCTCGTCACCGGGGGCGCGGGTGGAATCGGCAGCGCGGTGGTGCGCGCCTTCGCCGAGGAGCAGGCGAAGGTGGCGGTGCACTACCACCAGAGCGCGGACAAGGCGGAGGCCCTGGCGCGGGAGCTCGGCGGCGTGGCGCTCCGGGCGGACCTCACCTCGGAAGCCGACGTGGACGCGCTGGTGCCCGCGGCGGTGAAGGCCCTGGGCCGGCTGGACGTGCTGGTGGCCAACGCGGGCGTGTGGCCCCCCGCGGACGAGCCCGTGTGGAAGATGCCGCTCGCGCGCTGGCGCCGCACCCTGGCGGAGAACCTGGACAGTGTCTTCCTGAGTTGCCGCGCCTTCCTGCGCCACGTGGAGACGACGGGCTCGGGCAACATCATCCTCATCGCCTCCACGGCGGGCCTCTTCGGCGAGGCGGGCCACTCGGACTACGCGGCCGCCAAGGGCGCGCTGGCCAGTGGTTTCCTCAAGAGCCTGAAGAACGAGCTGACGCGCATCGCTCCGCTCGGCCGGGTGAACACCGTGTGCCCCGGCTGGACGGGGGTGGAGCGCCACCAGGACAAGCTCACCGACCCGGTGTTCATCAACCGGGTGACGCGCACCATGCCCCTGCGCAAGCTGGGCCGTCCGGAGGACGTGGCCCGGGTGGTGGTGACGCTCGCGTCCGATCGCGTCTCTGGCCACGTCACCGGCGAGGTCATCACCGTGGCCGGCGGCATGGAAGGCCGCGTCCTGCACGAGTCCTGA
- a CDS encoding alpha/beta hydrolase: MKGVLETQEMHSPALEGNPLGDPARRALTVYLPPGYAAGTRRYPVVYFLNAYSGSGRTWTNFSPFSLSVPERLDALVAAGAIPPVIGVFPDGWTSMGGSQWVNSDAIGRYRDFLAKDVLGFVDRTYRTLPKALSRAVVGHSSGGYGALVMGRYHPDLFSHLSAQSPDAYFEYCYLPDLPKTASALLKAGGVEAWYTNFVQRSRETKARSEDFTIISALAMAAAYSPKKGEPLNLELPFDTQTGRLRPEVWNRWLVHDPVRFVPKFVDAFRKMKTVFIDCGTRDEFNLRWGVRMIAEDFKNGGVEVTHEEFEDGHMGVNYRFERSLAVIGQRLVLD; the protein is encoded by the coding sequence CTGACGGTGTACCTGCCACCCGGTTATGCCGCGGGCACCCGCCGCTACCCGGTGGTGTACTTCCTCAACGCCTATAGTGGCAGCGGCAGGACGTGGACGAACTTCTCGCCCTTCTCGCTGAGCGTGCCCGAGCGGCTGGACGCGCTCGTCGCGGCGGGCGCCATTCCGCCCGTCATCGGCGTGTTCCCGGACGGGTGGACGTCGATGGGTGGCAGCCAGTGGGTGAACAGCGACGCCATCGGCCGCTACCGTGACTTCCTGGCCAAGGACGTGCTGGGCTTCGTGGATCGCACGTACCGCACGCTGCCCAAGGCGCTGTCGCGCGCGGTGGTGGGCCACAGCTCGGGCGGCTACGGCGCGCTGGTGATGGGCCGCTACCACCCGGATCTCTTCTCGCACCTGAGCGCCCAGTCGCCCGACGCCTACTTCGAGTACTGCTACCTGCCGGATCTGCCCAAGACGGCCTCGGCGCTGCTCAAGGCGGGCGGGGTGGAGGCCTGGTACACGAACTTCGTCCAGCGCTCCCGGGAGACCAAGGCGCGCAGCGAGGACTTCACCATCATCAGCGCGCTGGCCATGGCCGCCGCCTACTCGCCCAAGAAGGGTGAGCCGCTCAACCTGGAGCTGCCCTTCGACACGCAGACGGGCCGGCTGCGGCCGGAGGTGTGGAACCGCTGGCTCGTGCACGATCCCGTGCGCTTCGTGCCCAAGTTCGTGGACGCGTTCCGCAAGATGAAGACCGTCTTCATCGACTGCGGCACGCGCGACGAGTTCAACCTGCGCTGGGGCGTGCGGATGATCGCCGAGGACTTCAAGAACGGCGGCGTCGAGGTGACCCACGAGGAGTTCGAGGACGGCCACATGGGCGTCAACTACCGCTTCGAGCGCTCGCTGGCGGTGATCGGCCAGCGGCTCGTGCTCGACTAG